A genomic window from Gossypium hirsutum isolate 1008001.06 chromosome D12, Gossypium_hirsutum_v2.1, whole genome shotgun sequence includes:
- the LOC107928616 gene encoding RING-H2 finger protein ATL54 isoform X1, translated as MRDLDLTPPGSACKFQGRENKSGPCNQPCGNNHKPLPRPTPQALPPGTPVLEHDEQSLLVTGFTVVASMLSSALLLCIFFALVRLYFNKRTNHSRRRSLPVVFFGTQDDFFLDEDQIPQVDNPIWYINTVGLQQSVIDSITVFKYKKHDGLIEGTECSVCLNEFQENESLRLLHKCSHGFHLPCIDTWLRSHQNCPLCRAPVVSETMIAQTSEPWPNSIDSGSSNETLVENEVGEGGTSEEMRTCRIEDEDNWENSRKILGHSDSNILTDIDGIQEEIHATRRSVSLDLSSAMEIAGEATAKHKHRGSLDTELQQLKCSTGKIAVKRSRGGSSIYKLMKSSSIGRSLTKGPVSMKRSFSSGGIFLLSKRTKGQSSILPL; from the coding sequence ATGCGTGATTTAGATCTAACTCCACCAGGATCAGCATGTAAGTTTCAGGGAAGAGAAAACAAATCCGGCCCCTGTAATCAACCCTGTGGAAACAACCATAAGCCGCTGCCAAGGCCTACGCCACAAGCGCTACCACCAGGAACTCCGGTACTAGAGCATGATGAGCAAAGCTTGTTGGTTACTGGCTTCACAGTAGTGGCAAGCATGCTAAGTTCCGCTCTTCTTCTATGTATTTTCTTTGCACTTGTTAGATTGTATTTTAACAAGAGGACCAATCATTCAAGGAGAAGAAGTTTGCCCGTTGTTTTTTTCGGTACTCAAGATGATTTTTTCCTTGATGAAGATCAAATACCACAAGTAGATAACCCCATATGGTACATCAATACTGTTGGTCTCCAACAGTCGGTCATTGATTCCATCACAGTTTTCAAGTATAAAAAACATGATGGGTTGATTGAAGGGACCGAGTGTTCTGTTTGCTTGAACGAGTTCCAAGAAAATGAAAGCCTCAGGCTCTTGCATAAGTGCAGCCATGGTTTTCACCTTCCTTGTATCGACACTTGGTTACGGTCACATCAAAACTGCCCATTGTGTCGCGCCCCTGTTGTTTCCGAAACCATGATTGCTCAAACCAGTGAACCGTGGCCTAATTCCATTGATTCAGGTTCGAGCAATGAAACCCTGGTAGAAAACGAGGTCGGTGAAGGTGGAACCAGTGAAGAAATGAGAACCTGTCGGATTGAAGATGAAGATAATTGGGAAAATTCTAGGAAAATTTTGGGTCATTCTGATTCAAATATCTTAACCGATATAGACGGGATTCAAGAAGAGATTCACGCAACGAGGAGGTCAGTTTCATTGGATTTATCTTCTGCCATGGAAATAGCTGGTGAAGCAACTGCGAAGCATAAACATCGTGGAAGTTTAGACACTGAATTACAACAGTtaaagtgttcaacgggaaagaTTGCTGTGAAGCGAAGCAGAGGAGGTTCAAGCATATACAAGCTGATGAAAAGCTCTTCAATAGGGAGATCTTTAACCAAGGGGCCTGTTTCCATGAAAAGATCTTTCTCATCTGGTGGAATATTCTTATTATCCAAAAGAACTAAAGGCCAAAGTTCGATCCTTCCCTTGTGA
- the LOC107928616 gene encoding RING-H2 finger protein ATL54 isoform X2, which translates to MLSSALLLCIFFALVRLYFNKRTNHSRRRSLPVVFFGTQDDFFLDEDQIPQVDNPIWYINTVGLQQSVIDSITVFKYKKHDGLIEGTECSVCLNEFQENESLRLLHKCSHGFHLPCIDTWLRSHQNCPLCRAPVVSETMIAQTSEPWPNSIDSGSSNETLVENEVGEGGTSEEMRTCRIEDEDNWENSRKILGHSDSNILTDIDGIQEEIHATRRSVSLDLSSAMEIAGEATAKHKHRGSLDTELQQLKCSTGKIAVKRSRGGSSIYKLMKSSSIGRSLTKGPVSMKRSFSSGGIFLLSKRTKGQSSILPL; encoded by the coding sequence ATGCTAAGTTCCGCTCTTCTTCTATGTATTTTCTTTGCACTTGTTAGATTGTATTTTAACAAGAGGACCAATCATTCAAGGAGAAGAAGTTTGCCCGTTGTTTTTTTCGGTACTCAAGATGATTTTTTCCTTGATGAAGATCAAATACCACAAGTAGATAACCCCATATGGTACATCAATACTGTTGGTCTCCAACAGTCGGTCATTGATTCCATCACAGTTTTCAAGTATAAAAAACATGATGGGTTGATTGAAGGGACCGAGTGTTCTGTTTGCTTGAACGAGTTCCAAGAAAATGAAAGCCTCAGGCTCTTGCATAAGTGCAGCCATGGTTTTCACCTTCCTTGTATCGACACTTGGTTACGGTCACATCAAAACTGCCCATTGTGTCGCGCCCCTGTTGTTTCCGAAACCATGATTGCTCAAACCAGTGAACCGTGGCCTAATTCCATTGATTCAGGTTCGAGCAATGAAACCCTGGTAGAAAACGAGGTCGGTGAAGGTGGAACCAGTGAAGAAATGAGAACCTGTCGGATTGAAGATGAAGATAATTGGGAAAATTCTAGGAAAATTTTGGGTCATTCTGATTCAAATATCTTAACCGATATAGACGGGATTCAAGAAGAGATTCACGCAACGAGGAGGTCAGTTTCATTGGATTTATCTTCTGCCATGGAAATAGCTGGTGAAGCAACTGCGAAGCATAAACATCGTGGAAGTTTAGACACTGAATTACAACAGTtaaagtgttcaacgggaaagaTTGCTGTGAAGCGAAGCAGAGGAGGTTCAAGCATATACAAGCTGATGAAAAGCTCTTCAATAGGGAGATCTTTAACCAAGGGGCCTGTTTCCATGAAAAGATCTTTCTCATCTGGTGGAATATTCTTATTATCCAAAAGAACTAAAGGCCAAAGTTCGATCCTTCCCTTGTGA